Proteins co-encoded in one Sparus aurata chromosome 18, fSpaAur1.1, whole genome shotgun sequence genomic window:
- the cfl1 gene encoding cofilin-1, translating into MVNRHALKLVHVARARRAYLYAFTLCIQYLSESHNSSSQFIQFLPDADLFRAAAMASGVKVTDEVIAVFNDMKVRKAQANEDEKKKRKKAILFCMSKDLKNIVLDDGKEILLGDLGTKVQDPYAYFVNMLPPDDCRYALYDATYETKETKKEDLIFIFWAPDGAPLKSKMIYASSKDAIKRKFEGIKHEWQVNGLEDLKERHTLAEKLGGNSVVTLEGCPV; encoded by the exons ATGGTTAATAGACATGCGCTCAAGCTCGTGCATGTAGCTAGAGCCAGGCGCGCGTATTTATACGCGTTCACGTTGTGTATCCAGTATCTGAGCGAGAGCCACAATTCATCATCACAGTTCATTCAATTTCTACCCGACGCTGACCTATTCAGAGCTGCAGCCATG GCCTCCGGTGTGAAAGTCACAGATGAAGTTATCGCAGTCTTCAATGACATGAAGGTGCGTAAGGCTCAGGCGAACgaggatgagaagaagaagaggaagaaggccATTCTGTTCTGCATGAGCAAGGACCTCAAGAACATTGTTCTGGATGATGGCAAAGAGATCCTGCTCGGTGACTTGGGAACCAAAGTCCAGGACCCATACGCATACTTTGTGAACATGCTGCCCCCAGATGACTGCCGCTACGCCCTGTACGACGCCACCTATGAgaccaaagaaacaaagaaggaGGACTTGATCTTTATCTTCTG GGCTCCAGATGGTGCCCCCTTGAAGAGCAAGATGATCTATGCCAGCTCAAAAGATGCGATCAAGAGGAAATTTGAAG gtatCAAGCACGAGTGGCAGGTGAACGGTTTGGAAGACCTGAAAGAACGGCACACCCTGGCAGAGAAGCTGGGTGGCAACTCAGTAGTGACTCTGGAAGGATGCCCTGTATAA
- the prss23 gene encoding serine protease 23, which yields MTPHLLLLLLLLLPVSLSFLQPPHHPPVHIPTLVPHAPTPLIRSRFSAHTQLDFTTHCNSSCFHRGEQEALKGELTQKLAFETLYADGSRTLTTVDVEADEDVDGDHLALPPRVKPRRRRVRRQIYGADGRFNIQGDNFLLDYPFSTAVRISTGCTGVLVSQRHVLTAAHCVHDGKDYVKGARKLRVGFLIPPSINGTDVGLTSAKKPLVRWVRVKRTRVPKGWIQGPQEVSMDFDYALLELRWPHRRPFMRLSVAPSSDDLAGNRIHFSGFDSDRSGELVYRFCPVEEESSDLIYQHCDARPGASGSGVYGRVWDNSLERWERKVIGIFSGHQWLEIDGENRDYNVAVRITPLKFAQICYWVHGNRLDCVQD from the coding sequence ATGACGCCacacctgctcctgctcctcctgctcctcctccccgtcAGCCTGTCCttcctgcagcctcctcaccaCCCTCCCGTCCACATCCCCACGCTGGTCCCTCACGCACCGACGCCTCTCATCCGCTCCCGCTTCAGCGCTCACACTCAGCTGGACTTCACCACTCACTGCAACTCCAGCTGCTTCCACCGAGGTGAGCAGGAGGCCCTGAAGGGGGAGCTGACACAGAAACTGGCCTTCGAGACGCTGTACGCCGACGGCTCCCGCACTCTCACCACGGTAGATGTGGAGGCTGATGAGGACGTTGATGGGGATCACCTCGCCCTTCCTCCTAGAGTGAAGCCCCGGCGCAGACGTGTGAGGCGTCAGATCTACGGAGCAGACGGACGCTTTAACATCCAAGGGGACAACTTCCTGTTGGATTACCCTTTCTCCACCGCTGTGCGCATCTCCACCGGCTGCACCGGCGTTCTCGTGTCTCAGCGGCACGTCCTCACAGCTGCCCACTGTGTGCACGATGGGAAGGATTATGTGAAGGGGGCGCGCAAGCTCAGGGTGGGCTTCCTGATTCCTCCGTCCATCAACGGCACAGATGTGGGCCTCACTTCTGCGAAGAAGCCTCTGGTCCGCTGGGTGAGGGTGAAGCGTACCCGCGTGCCTAAGGGCTGGATCCAGGGCCCTCAGGAGGTCAGCATGGACTTTGATTATGCCCTGCTGGAGCTGCGTTGGCCTCACAGACGTCCCTTCATGCGCCTCTCCGTGGCTCCCTCCTCCGACGACCTGGCAGGGAATCGCATCCACTTCTCTGGTTTTGACAGCGACAGGTCTGGAGAGCTGGTGTACAGGTTTTGTCCAGTCGAAGAAGAGTCCAGTGATCTGATATACCAGCACTGTGACGCCCGACCTGGAGCCAGCGGATCAGGAGTGTACGGCAGAGTGTGGGACAACAGCTTAGAGCGCTGGGAGAGGAAGGTCATCGGCATCTTCTCTGGACACCAGTGGCTGGAGATAGACGGGGAGAACCGGGATTACAACGTGGCCGTGCGCATCACTCCTCTGAAGTTTGCTCAGATCTGTTACTGGGTGCACGGGAACCGACTGGACTGCGTCCAGGACTGA